The following are encoded in a window of Salvelinus fontinalis isolate EN_2023a chromosome 40, ASM2944872v1, whole genome shotgun sequence genomic DNA:
- the LOC129839286 gene encoding U3 small nucleolar RNA-associated protein 6 homolog: NQCLRADKEEKIKAMWACYVSFCLERFKRKTNIQQLKEKRQERLLVVLQRAHDSSLLKEDFYKNWLQVLLSSGDSEQTAAVAMAATQRYRQSVDVWCLALQTMVRRGSGATGKLFQDALTHVNPKLSLPLWQLQVGWSMTSQSPEEIEALFQRGLLSEVPAVSMEIKEKYLDWSYRAGGYKKARKTFTSLRESRPFSKAFFTRMIQMEKAQETPKTSNLRDFYERALREFGSTDDDLWLEYIREELGPSGQPENCGKIHWRALKLLEGESVERFTYQYTLLQTGHI; the protein is encoded by the exons AATCAATGTCTTAGAGCTGATAAAGAAGAGAAGATCA AGGCCATGTGGGCGTGCTACGTGTCCTTCTGCCTGGAGAGGTTCAAGAGGAAAACCAACATCCAGCAGCTGAAGGAGAAG AGGCAGGAGAGGCTGCTGGTAGTGCTTCAACGTGCCCACGACTCCTCACTGCTGAAGGAGGACTTCTACAAGAACTGG CTGCAAGTCTTACTCTCATCGGGAGACTCGGAGCAGACCGCTGCGGTTGCCATGGCAGCCACCCAGCGCTACAGACAATCTGTGGACGTGTGGTGTCTGGCCCTGCAGACGATGGTGCGTCGGGGGAGTGGCGCCACAGGCAAGCTATTCCAGGACGCCCTGACACACGTGAATCCCaag TTGAGTTTGCCCCTGTGGCAGCTGCAGGTGGGGTGGAGCATGACATCACAGAGCCCAGAGGAAATTGAAGCCCTGTTTCAG AGAGGTCTGCTATCTGAGGTGCCTGCCGTTTCCATGGAGATAAAGGAGAAATACCTTGACTGGTCCTACAGGGCCGGAGGCTACAAGAAAGCCAGGAAGACCTTCA CCAGTTTGCGTGAGAGCCGGCCCTTCTCCAAGGCCTTTTTCACCAGAATGATCCAGATGGAGAAAGCTCAA GAGACTCCCAAGACGAGCAACCTGAGGGACTTCTATGAGAGAGCCCTGAGGGAATTCGGCTCCACAGATGATG ATCTGTGGCTGGAGTATATCAGAGAGGAGCTTGGGCCCAGCGGCCAGCCAGAAAACTGTGGGAAGATCCACTGGAGAGCCTTGAAGCTGCTGGAGGGGGAGAGTGTAGAGAGATTCACTTACCAGTACACCCTGCTGCAGACTGGACACATCTAG